In the Lepus europaeus isolate LE1 chromosome 18, mLepTim1.pri, whole genome shotgun sequence genome, one interval contains:
- the SPAG7 gene encoding sperm-associated antigen 7 — translation MADLLGSILSSMEKPPSLGDQETRRKAREQAARLKKLQEQDKQQKLEFRRRMEKEVSDFIQDSGQIKKKFQPMNKIERSILHDVVEVAGLTSFSFGEDDDCRYVMIFKKEFAPSDEELDSYRRGEEWDPQKAEEKRRLKELAQREEEEAAQRGPVVVNPASDYKDKYSHLIGKGAAKDAAHMLQANKTYGCVPVANKRDTRSIEEAMNEIRAKKRLRQSGEELPPTS, via the exons ATGGCGGACCTACTGGGCTCCATCCTGAGCTCCATGGAGAAGCCACCCAGCCTCGGAGACCAGGAGACTCGGCGCAAGGCCAGAG AGCAGGCTGCCCGCCTGAAGAAACTGCAGGAGCAAGACAAACAGCAGAAACTGGAGTTCCGCAGAAGG ATGGAGAAGGAGGTATCAGATTTCATCCAGGACAGTGGGCAGATCAAGAAGAAGTTTCAGCCAATGAACAAGATAGAGAGGAGCATACT ACACGACGTGGTGGAAGTGGCCGGCCTGACCTCCTTCTCCTTTGGGGAGGATGATGACTGTCGCTATGTCATGATCTTCAAAAAG GAGTTTGCACCCTCGGATGAAGAGCTGGACTCCTACCGCCGCGGGGAGGAATGGGATCCCCAGAAAGCTGAGGAGAAGCGGAGGCTGAAG GAGCTGGCccagcgggaggaggaggaggcagctcAGCGGGGACCCGTGGTGGTGAACCCTGCCAGTGACTACAAGGACAAGTACAGCCACCTCATTGGCAAGGGAGCAGCCAAGGATGCAGCGCACATGCTACAGGCCAACAAGACCTACGGCTGTG TGCCCGTGGCCAACAAGAGGGACACGCGCTCCATCGAAGAGGCCATGAATGAGATCCGAGCCAAGAAGCGCCTGCGGCAGAGCGGGGAAGAGTTGCCACCCACCTCCTAG
- the ENO3 gene encoding beta-enolase, translating into MAMQKIFAREILDSRGNPTVEVDLHTAKGRFRAAVPSGASTGIYEALELRDGDKSRYLGKGVLKAVEHINKTLGPALLEKKLSVVDQEKVDKFMIELDGTENKSKFGANAILGVSLAVCKAGAAEKGVPLYRHIADLAGNPDLVLPVPAFNVINGGSHAGNKLAMQEFMILPVGASSFREAMRIGAEVYHHLKGVIKAKYGKDATNVGDEGGFAPNILENNEALELLKTAIQAAGYPDKVVIGMDVAASEFHRNGKYDLDFKSPDDPARHITGQKLGELYKSFIKDYPVVSIEDPFDQDDWATWTSFLSGVDIQIVGDDLTVTNPKRIAQAVEKKACNCLLLKVNQIGSVTESIQACKLAQSNGWGVMVSHRSGETEDTFIADLVVGLCTGQIKTGAPCRSERLAKYNQLMRIEEALGDKAVFAGRKFRNPKAK; encoded by the exons ATGGCCATGCAGAAGATCTTTGCCCGGGAAATCCTGGACTCTAGGGGCAACCCCACGGTGGAGGTGGACCTGCACACAGCCAAGG GCCGATTCCGAGCAGCTGTGCCCAGCGGAGCTTCCACGGGGATCTATGAAGCTCTGGAGCTGAGAGATGGAGACAAATCCCGCTACCTGGGGAAAG GTGTGCTGAAGGCTGTGGAACACATCAACAAGACCCTAGGCCCGGCTCTGCTGGAAAAG AAACTAAGCGTCGTGGATCAAGAAAAAGTGGACAAGTTTATGATTGAGCTGGATGGGACCGAGAATAAGT CCAAGTTTGGGGCCAATGCCATCCTGGGCGTGTCCTTGGCCGTGTGTAAGGCCGGAGCGGCCGAGAAGGGGGTCCCGCTCTACCGACACATCGCAGACCTCGCTGGGAACCCTGACCTCGTGCTGCCAGTGCCT gCCTTCAACGTGATCAACGGGGGCTCCCACGCAGGCAACAAGCTGGCCATGCAGGAGTTCATGATCCTGCCCGTGGGGGCCAGCTCCTTCAGGGAGGCCATGCGCATCGGCGCCGAGGTCTACCACCACCTCAAGGGGGTCATCAAGGCCAAGTACGGGAAGGACGCCACCAACGTGGGGGACGAGGGTGGCTTCGCGCCCAACATCCTGGAGAACAATGAGG ccctggaGCTGCTGAAGACCGCCATCCAGGCGGCCGGCTACCCAGACAAGGTGGTGATCGGCATGGACGTGGCGGCCTCCGAGTTCCACCGCAACGGAAAGTACGACCTGGACTTCAAGTCGCCGGATGATCCTGCGCGGCACATCACTGGGCAGAAGCTTGGGGAGCTGTACAAGAGCTTCATCAAGGACTACCCTG TGGTCTCCATCGAGGACCCCTTTGACCAGGATGACTGGGCCACCTGGACTTCATTCCTTTCGGGGGTGGACATCCAGATCGTGGGGGATGATCTCACAGTCACCAACCCCAAGAGGATCGCCCAGGCCGTGGAGAAGAAGGCCTGCAACTGCCTGCTGCTGAAGGTCAACCAGATTGGCTCAGTGACGGAATCGATCCAGGC CTGCAAACTGGCCCAGTCTAACGGCTGGGGGGTGATGGTGAGCCACCGCTCTGGGGAGACAGAGGACACCTTCATCGCCGACCTTGTGGTGGGGCTCTGCACGGGACAG ATCAAGACTGGCGCCCCCTGCCGCTCAGAGCGGCTGGCCAAGTACAACCAACTCATGAG GATCGAGGAGGCTCTTGGGGACAAGGCTGTCTTTGCTGGACGCAAGTTCCGTAACCCGAAGGCCAAGTGA